GGGGCTGGCCGACGCGCAGCCGGACGGTAACCCGAAGGCGATCGCGGCGCTGCTGTTCGGCAAGTACGTCTGGGCCTTCGAGGTCACGTCGGCGCTGCTGATCACCGCGGCGATGGGCGCCATGATGCTGGCCCACCGTGAGCGGCTGACCAAGAAGCGGACCCAGCGCGACCACGCCGAGGAGCGGATTCGCAAGTACGCGGAGCAGGGTGTGCACCCGGGCCCGCTGCCGACCCCCGGCGTACTGGCCCGGCACAACGCCGTCGACACCCCGGCGCTGCTGCCGGACGGGTCGATCGCGCCGACCTCGGTTTCGCGGGTGCTGCAGGCACGTGGCACCGTGTTCCCCGAGGCGGACGAGCGCGCGGACGTCGACGAGGTCCGCAAGCTCGACGCGGGCGACGACTTCGACGAAGGAGAGAAGCGGTGACCACGGAGCCGTACATCGTGCTCGCGGCGATCCTGTTCAGTATCGGGGCGCTCGGCGTCCTCGTACGCCGGAACGCGATCGTCGTCTTCATGTGCGTCGAGCTGATGCTGAACGCGACAAACCTCGCGTTCGTCAGTTTCGCCCGCCAGCACGGCAACCTCGACGGCCAGATCGCCGCCTTCTTCGTGATGGTGGTGGCCGCGGCCGAGGTGGTCATCGGCCTGGCCATCATCATGGCCATCTTCCGCACCCGTCGCTCGGCCTCGGTCGACGACGCCAACCTGCTCAAGTACTGAGGTAGCAACCGATGAGTCATGAGCTGACCTGGCTGCTGGTTGCCGTACCGGCGGTGTCGGCGGCGATCCTGCTGCTCGGTGGCAAGGCCACCAACGCGTGGGGTCACCTGCTCGGCACCCTGGCACCGGTGATCTCCTTCGCCCTGGGCGTCGTGCTGTTCATCCAGATGAACGGCAGGTCCGGCGAGGAGCGGTCCGAGACGGTCCGGCTGTTCGAGTGGTTCTCGGTCGGCCACATCAAGGTCGACTTCACCCTGCTGATCGACCCGCTGTCGATCCTGTTCGTGCTGCTGATCACCGGTGTGGGTTCGCTGATCCACATCTACTCGATCGGCTACATGGAGCACGATCCGCGGCGGCGCCGGTTCTTCGGGTACCTGAACCTGTTCATCGCCTCGATGCTGCTGCTCGTGCTCGCGGCCGACTACCTGCTGGTGTTCGTCGGCTGGGAGGGCGTCGGTCTGGCCTCGTACCTGCTGATCGGGTTCTGGCAGCACAAGAACTCGGCGGCGGTCGCGGCCAAGAAGGCCTTCGTGGTGAACCGGGTCGGTGACATC
The genomic region above belongs to Kribbella solani and contains:
- a CDS encoding NADH-quinone oxidoreductase subunit J, with the translated sequence MIAMVTGPQVAFWLLAPVMILAAIGMVLVRKAVHSALLLATVMICLAIQYAAQDAPFLFAVQIIVYTGAILMLFLFVLMLVGVDASDSLVETIRGQRLLAGIAFLGFGILLVAAIGSAAFGNPLGLADAQPDGNPKAIAALLFGKYVWAFEVTSALLITAAMGAMMLAHRERLTKKRTQRDHAEERIRKYAEQGVHPGPLPTPGVLARHNAVDTPALLPDGSIAPTSVSRVLQARGTVFPEADERADVDEVRKLDAGDDFDEGEKR
- the nuoK gene encoding NADH-quinone oxidoreductase subunit NuoK, whose product is MTTEPYIVLAAILFSIGALGVLVRRNAIVVFMCVELMLNATNLAFVSFARQHGNLDGQIAAFFVMVVAAAEVVIGLAIIMAIFRTRRSASVDDANLLKY